One Rhodothermales bacterium DNA window includes the following coding sequences:
- a CDS encoding protein kinase, with protein sequence MSKQMDSGSWNDLGKLIVSVLALPPEERVDFLDEACGGDTALRAEVESLLAAYTQAPNYYKKLDEPRFPKIGRVERERTPAPDPYFLVGQPLAHYQVIEVIGSGGMGVVYRAEDTRLHRTVAIKLLPPLLKEDEQARRRFMREARASSALDHANICTVYEVNEAEEGHFFIVMPCYAGMTLDVRLNEGPLPIDTAIDLCLQIAEGLAHAHARGIVHRDVKPANVMITEEGQVKLLDFGLAKLSSGSKITRLGTMLGTASYMAPEQARGENIDHRVDIWSLGAVLYEMVAGVRAFGGDYPQAALYAVLNLEPQPVTGLRAGVPLQLARVIEKALSKLADARYPSMQDLIQDLKTIRQRNAERYALNHTVLSGETAAETALAASGGDGGPVRILVVDDEPEMELLMRQKFRRQLSANTWSFAFAGDGKEALATVRADPSIALVLTDLNMPVMDGLTLLGRLAELGTPLKTVVVSAYGDLKNIRTAMNRGAFDFITKPVDFSDLEVTIEKTWRELQAYRKAMHGQQQMAAVQQEMEVARRIQEAILPVAFPERRECSIYAFTTTARDVSGTFYDVF encoded by the coding sequence GTGAGCAAACAGATGGATTCCGGAAGCTGGAATGACCTTGGTAAGCTGATCGTCAGCGTGCTGGCGTTGCCGCCGGAGGAGCGTGTCGATTTTCTCGACGAGGCCTGTGGAGGGGATACGGCGCTTCGCGCAGAAGTGGAATCCCTGCTGGCGGCCTACACCCAGGCCCCGAACTACTACAAGAAGCTCGACGAGCCGCGTTTTCCGAAGATCGGCCGGGTCGAACGCGAGCGCACCCCGGCGCCGGATCCCTATTTCCTGGTCGGCCAGCCCCTCGCGCATTACCAGGTGATCGAGGTCATCGGCAGCGGCGGGATGGGAGTCGTCTACCGTGCGGAAGACACCCGCCTGCACCGTACGGTCGCCATCAAGCTGTTGCCCCCGCTGTTGAAGGAGGACGAACAGGCGCGCCGGCGCTTTATGCGCGAGGCCCGCGCCTCGTCGGCCCTGGACCATGCGAATATCTGCACGGTCTATGAAGTGAACGAGGCGGAAGAAGGGCACTTCTTTATCGTCATGCCCTGCTACGCCGGCATGACGCTCGACGTGCGGCTCAACGAAGGACCGCTCCCGATCGATACGGCGATCGATCTGTGCCTCCAGATTGCCGAGGGGCTGGCCCATGCACACGCGCGCGGCATTGTGCATCGGGACGTTAAGCCGGCCAACGTGATGATCACCGAGGAAGGGCAGGTCAAATTGCTGGATTTCGGTCTCGCGAAGCTGTCCAGCGGCTCCAAAATCACGCGGCTGGGGACGATGCTGGGCACGGCGTCCTACATGGCTCCCGAGCAGGCGCGCGGCGAAAATATCGACCACCGGGTGGATATCTGGAGCCTCGGGGCCGTGCTCTACGAGATGGTCGCCGGCGTGCGCGCCTTTGGGGGCGACTATCCCCAGGCGGCGCTTTATGCCGTGCTGAACCTGGAGCCGCAGCCGGTGACTGGCCTCCGCGCTGGCGTGCCCCTCCAGCTGGCGCGCGTTATCGAGAAAGCTCTCTCGAAACTTGCCGACGCCCGGTATCCCTCGATGCAGGATCTCATCCAGGATCTGAAAACCATCCGGCAGCGGAACGCCGAACGGTACGCGCTCAACCATACTGTGCTGTCGGGCGAGACGGCTGCCGAGACGGCGCTGGCCGCATCCGGCGGCGACGGCGGACCGGTCCGCATCCTCGTCGTGGACGACGAGCCGGAGATGGAGCTGCTGATGCGGCAGAAATTCCGCCGGCAGCTCAGCGCCAACACCTGGAGCTTCGCTTTCGCCGGCGACGGCAAGGAGGCCCTCGCGACCGTCCGCGCCGATCCGTCGATCGCGCTGGTGTTGACTGACCTGAACATGCCCGTCATGGACGGGCTGACGCTGCTCGGCCGGCTCGCCGAGCTCGGCACCCCCCTCAAGACGGTCGTCGTGTCGGCCTATGGCGACCTCAAGAACATCCGGACGGCCATGAACCGCGGGGCGTTCGATTTCATCACGAAGCCGGTGGACTTCAGCGACCTCGAGGTGACGATCGAAAAAACGTGGCGGGAGCTGCAGGCCTACCGGAAGGCGATGCACGGGCAGCAGCAGATGGCGGCGGTCCAGCAGGAGATGGAGGTGGCGCGGCGGATTCAGGAAGCCATCCTGCCCGTCGCGTTCCCGGAGCGCCGTGAGTGCAGCATCTACGCGTTCACGACCACGGCGCGCGACGTGAGCGGCACGTTTTACGACGTCTTCGA
- a CDS encoding arylsulfatase, whose product MRRLPVLRIPMAIWLMLLLAGPNAVAQQSCSLTTAATGFEGVIGRTAATSTPAPLREKRASAGSPNIVYIVLDDTGYSDLGAYGSRVATPHMDALAAGGLQYTGFQSKAVCSPSRASLLTGRNSHAVGMKELAGNDQGYPHSRGRVTEAAATIAQVLQSEGYSTIATGKWHLVPGSEIRPSGSRQHWPLQKGFDRFYGFLSGWTDQYSPDLVEDNHALPTPVQPGYHFSEAIVDRSIRMLGDNFASEPEKPFFLYLAFGAMHAPIQVDAAYIEKYKAAFDGGWDRIREERFRRQIELGIIPADTKLPPRNPGDPAWDDLSDVEKTVYARFMAAYAGFLEHTDAQVGRLVQFLKDNGKFDNTVIFLLSDNGGAPEAGPEGNFARPYGDTLSVQQMYDRLDDLGSPRSQPLYQRAWAMVSSTPFQYYKLWPHRGGVQTPLIVSWPAGIRQQGIRTQFVDIIDITPTVLDITGIEAPARFGGVCQIPMQGRSILGTFNDPGQPASRDTQYFELWGSRSIYHAGWKAIAIHTPGTDFDADRWELYHVAQDFAEAVDLADRYPEKVEEMQRLWWAEAEKNGALPLLESPPGRRRTYEQFFNR is encoded by the coding sequence ATGCGACGTCTTCCTGTACTGCGTATTCCAATGGCCATCTGGCTGATGCTACTCCTCGCCGGCCCGAACGCTGTGGCGCAACAAAGCTGTTCGCTAACCACGGCTGCCACCGGTTTCGAGGGGGTGATCGGCCGAACCGCCGCCACGTCCACGCCGGCGCCGCTGCGGGAAAAGCGGGCATCGGCCGGGAGCCCCAATATCGTCTACATCGTGCTGGACGACACGGGGTATTCGGATCTGGGAGCGTATGGCTCCCGCGTGGCGACGCCGCACATGGACGCCCTGGCCGCTGGCGGCTTGCAGTATACCGGCTTCCAGTCGAAAGCCGTCTGTTCGCCCAGCCGGGCCTCGCTGCTGACGGGCCGCAACAGCCATGCGGTGGGGATGAAAGAACTCGCCGGCAACGACCAGGGCTATCCACATTCCCGGGGGCGCGTGACCGAAGCGGCGGCGACGATCGCCCAGGTCCTGCAGTCGGAAGGCTACAGCACGATCGCGACCGGCAAATGGCATCTCGTACCCGGTAGCGAGATCAGGCCGAGCGGTTCGCGGCAGCACTGGCCGCTGCAGAAAGGATTTGATCGATTTTACGGGTTTCTCTCGGGATGGACGGATCAGTACAGCCCTGATCTCGTCGAGGACAACCACGCCCTCCCGACGCCCGTGCAGCCGGGTTACCATTTCTCCGAAGCCATCGTGGATCGCTCGATCCGGATGCTGGGCGACAACTTCGCGTCGGAGCCGGAGAAGCCGTTTTTTCTCTATCTCGCCTTCGGAGCCATGCATGCTCCGATCCAGGTCGACGCCGCCTACATCGAGAAATACAAAGCGGCGTTCGACGGCGGGTGGGACCGGATCCGTGAGGAACGATTCCGCCGGCAGATCGAACTCGGCATCATCCCCGCCGACACCAAACTGCCTCCCCGCAACCCGGGCGACCCCGCGTGGGACGACCTCAGCGACGTGGAGAAGACCGTCTACGCCCGCTTCATGGCGGCGTACGCCGGCTTCCTCGAGCACACCGATGCGCAGGTCGGCCGGCTGGTGCAATTCCTCAAGGACAACGGCAAATTCGACAACACGGTCATCTTCCTGCTGTCCGATAACGGCGGTGCGCCCGAGGCCGGCCCGGAGGGGAATTTCGCCCGGCCCTACGGCGACACCCTGTCCGTCCAGCAGATGTACGACCGCCTCGACGATCTCGGCAGCCCGCGATCCCAGCCCCTGTACCAGCGCGCCTGGGCTATGGTATCCAGCACGCCGTTCCAGTACTACAAACTCTGGCCGCATCGGGGCGGCGTGCAGACCCCGTTGATCGTTTCCTGGCCGGCCGGCATCCGCCAGCAGGGGATCCGCACCCAGTTCGTCGACATCATCGATATCACGCCGACGGTGCTCGATATCACGGGGATCGAGGCGCCCGCGCGGTTCGGCGGAGTGTGCCAGATCCCCATGCAGGGCCGGAGCATCCTGGGCACCTTCAACGATCCGGGGCAGCCGGCCTCACGCGACACCCAGTATTTCGAGTTGTGGGGCAGCCGCTCGATCTATCATGCCGGCTGGAAGGCCATCGCCATCCATACGCCGGGCACCGATTTCGATGCCGATCGCTGGGAGCTGTACCACGTCGCGCAGGATTTCGCCGAAGCGGTGGACCTGGCGGATAGGTATCCGGAGAAGGTCGAGGAGATGCAGCGGTTGTGGTGGGCCGAGGCGGAGAAAAACGGCGCGCTGCCGCTCCTGGAAAGCCCGCCGGGCCGACGGCGGACGTACGAGCAGTTCTTTAACCGCTAA
- the soxC gene encoding sulfite dehydrogenase has translation MLTGAVGAMGATLLPQAAPERPQVPDDPTKVLGNVVSARSERSPFEQPARHVPQQPQHSSASWTPLEDLHGIITPSDLHFERHHAGIPAIDPERYQLLIHGLVERPMVFSLADLQRLPAVSRLNMIECSGNGGTAYHPDEPPPDRKPGQIDGLTSTSEWTGVPLSLLFREVGVLPEATWFVAEGQDAAVMARSIPIEKAWEDAMIAYGQNGEALRPAQGYPARLVLPGWEGNTQIKWLRRIELTDQPAMTREETSHYTDPLPDGTARQFSFVMDAKSIITSPAYPDVLSEPGWWEIRGLAWSGRGMIERVEVSTDAGATWHLAELQGPVLPKCHTRFRHLWQWDGNPATLMSRATDETGYTQPTREVLRTVRGPGTSYHYNNIRAWHVGANGRVFFGVERRA, from the coding sequence GTGTTAACCGGAGCCGTCGGAGCAATGGGCGCTACACTGCTCCCGCAGGCGGCTCCCGAAAGGCCCCAGGTGCCAGACGACCCGACGAAGGTACTCGGCAACGTGGTGAGCGCCCGCAGCGAACGGTCGCCTTTCGAACAGCCGGCCCGGCATGTGCCGCAGCAGCCTCAACACTCGTCGGCATCGTGGACCCCATTGGAGGATCTGCACGGCATCATCACGCCTTCCGATCTCCATTTCGAACGGCATCACGCCGGCATTCCGGCCATCGACCCTGAACGGTACCAGCTTCTAATACATGGCCTCGTCGAACGGCCGATGGTCTTTTCCCTCGCCGACCTGCAACGCTTGCCCGCCGTTTCTCGGCTCAACATGATAGAGTGTTCCGGCAACGGTGGGACGGCCTATCATCCGGACGAACCGCCGCCTGACCGCAAACCCGGCCAGATCGATGGACTGACCAGCACCAGCGAGTGGACCGGGGTGCCGCTAAGTCTGTTGTTCAGGGAGGTGGGCGTGCTGCCGGAAGCGACATGGTTCGTGGCCGAAGGGCAGGATGCGGCCGTGATGGCCCGTAGCATTCCCATCGAAAAAGCCTGGGAAGACGCGATGATCGCATATGGTCAAAACGGGGAAGCGCTCCGGCCGGCGCAGGGCTATCCAGCCCGTCTGGTGCTGCCGGGTTGGGAAGGCAACACGCAAATCAAATGGCTGCGCAGGATCGAACTCACGGACCAGCCGGCTATGACGCGCGAGGAAACCTCCCACTATACCGATCCGCTACCCGACGGGACCGCCCGGCAATTCAGCTTTGTGATGGATGCGAAATCGATCATCACGTCGCCGGCCTATCCCGATGTCCTCTCCGAGCCCGGCTGGTGGGAAATTCGGGGGCTGGCGTGGAGCGGGCGGGGCATGATCGAGCGGGTGGAAGTCAGCACCGATGCAGGGGCAACATGGCACCTGGCCGAATTACAGGGGCCCGTTTTGCCGAAATGCCACACCCGCTTTCGACACCTCTGGCAGTGGGACGGCAATCCGGCCACCCTGATGAGCCGGGCCACGGACGAAACAGGCTACACCCAACCGACACGCGAGGTGTTGCGCACGGTCCGTGGACCTGGGACCTCGTACCATTACAATAACATCCGCGCCTGGCATGTTGGGGCTAATGGGCGGGTCTTCTTCGGTGTAGAACGGAGGGCCTGA
- a CDS encoding c-type cytochrome: MKRMIHCIAIILLLIASACSDPAPSAPTSGRTAGDAAPPANGPASFGIGRPAPDSLLAAWDIDVSPDGHGLPPGSGTVRKGERIFAEKCQVCHGPTGVEGPFDRLVGTDAGADFDFGRSTGMVRTIGNYWPYATTLYDYISRAMPQTAPGSLEPHEVYSLVAYLLHRNDIIPADAIMNAASLPRVVMPAHDRFVPDNRVGGPEIR, from the coding sequence ATGAAACGCATGATTCATTGCATTGCAATTATCCTGTTGCTGATCGCGAGTGCGTGCTCTGATCCTGCTCCTTCTGCTCCCACATCCGGCAGGACGGCTGGTGATGCTGCTCCGCCGGCGAATGGACCCGCGTCCTTCGGTATCGGCAGGCCGGCGCCGGATTCCTTGCTGGCGGCATGGGATATCGATGTGTCGCCAGATGGGCACGGCCTGCCGCCGGGTTCGGGTACCGTGAGAAAAGGAGAGCGCATCTTTGCAGAGAAGTGTCAGGTATGCCATGGTCCGACGGGCGTGGAAGGCCCGTTCGACCGGCTGGTAGGCACTGATGCCGGCGCGGATTTCGACTTTGGACGCTCGACGGGCATGGTCCGCACCATCGGCAATTACTGGCCTTATGCGACCACCCTGTACGACTACATCTCCAGAGCCATGCCACAGACGGCACCGGGTTCGCTGGAGCCGCACGAAGTGTATAGTCTGGTGGCGTATCTGCTCCATCGCAACGACATCATTCCGGCTGATGCCATCATGAATGCCGCGTCGCTGCCACGGGTCGTCATGCCGGCACACGACCGTTTCGTGCCGGACAACCGGGTGGGTGGGCCGGAAATCAGGTAA
- a CDS encoding amino acid permease has protein sequence MNKRSSHNLEASDPRPKLERQVGLWYIYAIATGATLSSGFFLLPGLAAAGAGAAMPPSYLLGALILLPGLFCLVELTNAMPKAGGIYYFLDRSLGPLVGTVGGLVPGSR, from the coding sequence ATGAACAAGCGTTCTTCCCACAATCTGGAAGCCTCCGACCCACGACCGAAACTCGAACGGCAGGTGGGACTCTGGTACATCTATGCCATCGCGACAGGCGCAACGCTCAGTTCGGGCTTCTTCCTGTTGCCTGGACTCGCGGCGGCCGGCGCCGGCGCGGCCATGCCCCCCTCGTATCTCCTCGGTGCGCTCATCCTGCTGCCAGGGCTGTTCTGCCTCGTCGAACTGACCAACGCGATGCCGAAAGCCGGCGGCATCTACTACTTCCTCGACCGCAGCCTGGGCCCGCTCGTGGGCACGGTGGGGGGTTTGGTACCTGGATCTCGATGA
- a CDS encoding TrkA C-terminal domain-containing protein: MIGIAVSVAVILIAVIFIDITLGDHEGETALVGLRLSEISFPEETPVAMIRRGGDLMVPRGDTELRHGDRLTVIGQPESTKAQRLQFASGSHGLE; the protein is encoded by the coding sequence GTGATCGGCATTGCCGTATCGGTGGCCGTGATCCTGATCGCCGTCATCTTCATCGACATCACGCTCGGCGATCACGAGGGCGAGACGGCGCTGGTAGGCCTGCGACTCAGTGAGATTTCGTTTCCCGAAGAGACGCCGGTCGCGATGATACGCCGCGGGGGCGATCTTATGGTCCCTCGAGGCGATACCGAACTCCGCCATGGCGATCGGCTGACGGTTATCGGACAACCCGAAAGCACCAAGGCCCAGCGCCTTCAATTTGCGAGTGGCTCGCATGGGTTGGAGTGA
- a CDS encoding ATP-binding protein, with amino-acid sequence MSVSTKKENGRFEIRIADNGKGIRADIKDRIFEPFFTTKPTGRSTGLGLSLSYDIVAQGHGGSIEAESSDHGGTTIIIMLPI; translated from the coding sequence GTGTCTGTTAGCACTAAAAAGGAAAATGGGCGGTTTGAGATACGTATTGCGGACAACGGTAAGGGGATTCGAGCCGACATCAAGGACAGGATCTTTGAGCCGTTCTTCACCACCAAGCCGACCGGGCGCAGCACTGGTTTGGGATTGAGCTTGAGCTATGACATTGTGGCGCAGGGGCATGGCGGGAGCATCGAGGCTGAGAGCAGCGATCACGGAGGGACGACGATTATTATCATGCTGCCAATCTGA
- the thiD gene encoding bifunctional hydroxymethylpyrimidine kinase/phosphomethylpyrimidine kinase yields MTSDPKKPVAVTIAGSDSGGGAGIQADIKAMEAHGVFAASVLTAITAQNTVAVTQAFALPIDLIQAQLDAVFDDIAVSAVKTGMLSSSAIIRTVAAAVRARKAWPLVVDPVMISTTGYRLLDDDASASLIEDLIPQATLITPNAHEAAHLTGMAIRTAGDAREAARRLHAMGPAYVLVKGGHLEGEAEAIDILYDGHAFTSFSVPRIDTPHTHGTGCTYASAIAALLARGFSVQDAVERAKRYVTEAIRHGLPIGQGHGPTNHFYFLAGSGIFPADGE; encoded by the coding sequence ATGACCAGTGACCCCAAAAAACCCGTCGCCGTCACCATCGCCGGTAGCGACTCCGGCGGCGGGGCCGGCATCCAGGCCGATATCAAGGCGATGGAGGCTCACGGCGTCTTTGCGGCGTCGGTGCTGACGGCCATCACGGCGCAGAACACCGTCGCGGTGACGCAGGCCTTCGCTCTGCCCATCGACCTCATACAGGCCCAGCTCGACGCCGTCTTCGACGACATCGCCGTGTCTGCGGTCAAAACCGGGATGCTGTCGTCGAGCGCCATCATCCGGACCGTCGCCGCGGCCGTTCGGGCCCGCAAGGCCTGGCCGCTGGTCGTCGATCCCGTCATGATCTCCACCACCGGGTACCGACTGCTCGACGACGACGCCTCGGCGAGCCTGATCGAGGACCTTATCCCGCAGGCCACGCTCATCACCCCGAATGCGCACGAGGCCGCGCATCTGACCGGGATGGCGATCCGCACGGCCGGCGACGCCCGCGAGGCGGCGCGCCGGCTGCATGCCATGGGGCCGGCGTACGTGCTGGTGAAGGGCGGTCACCTGGAGGGTGAAGCCGAAGCCATCGACATCCTGTACGACGGGCACGCGTTTACCTCCTTCTCCGTCCCCCGCATCGACACGCCGCATACGCACGGGACCGGCTGTACCTACGCCTCCGCCATCGCGGCCCTGCTGGCGCGTGGTTTTTCGGTGCAGGATGCGGTGGAGCGGGCCAAGCGGTACGTGACCGAAGCGATCCGTCACGGCCTGCCCATCGGGCAGGGGCACGGCCCGACCAACCATTTCTATTTTCTAGCCGGCTCGGGGATCTTCCCCGCCGATGGGGAGTGA
- a CDS encoding thiamine phosphate synthase: MNGVRATKLPRLVLVADRFVDPVVADRVGEAVEAGVTWVQLRDHEADACAFGAAAGDLVRRLRRIDSDVLISVNSRPDLAGAGIEGVHVGHRGPSVQSVRAVIDPRVVLGYAAHSIEAARIAAMEGADYVFFSPVFPTTSKPGAPAAGLDALAACAAAVDIPVFALGGITPDRVPACLEAGAYGVAVLSGILTAEDVAEAVGLYVEFLD, from the coding sequence ATGAACGGCGTGCGCGCGACGAAGCTGCCCCGACTCGTCCTCGTCGCCGACCGGTTTGTCGATCCCGTTGTGGCCGATCGCGTGGGCGAGGCGGTCGAGGCCGGAGTAACGTGGGTCCAGCTGCGCGATCACGAAGCCGATGCGTGCGCATTCGGCGCCGCGGCCGGCGACCTGGTGAGACGGCTGCGCCGCATCGATTCCGACGTGCTCATCTCCGTGAACAGCCGGCCGGACCTGGCCGGTGCGGGGATCGAGGGCGTCCATGTAGGACACCGTGGGCCGTCCGTCCAGTCCGTTCGTGCGGTGATCGACCCCCGGGTTGTCCTCGGATACGCGGCCCACTCGATCGAAGCCGCGCGCATCGCCGCGATGGAGGGCGCCGACTACGTATTTTTTAGCCCGGTATTTCCCACAACGAGCAAACCCGGCGCGCCCGCCGCCGGCCTGGATGCCCTCGCCGCGTGTGCCGCTGCCGTCGATATCCCGGTCTTCGCCCTCGGCGGGATCACCCCGGACCGCGTGCCGGCGTGCCTGGAGGCCGGCGCGTATGGCGTGGCGGTGCTGTCGGGGATACTGACGGCGGAAGATGTGGCGGAGGCGGTTGGTTTGTATGTTGAGTTCCTTGATTAG
- a CDS encoding thiazole synthase — protein sequence MSSDLQPVITAAEDVPVQADPFQVGPYTFTSRLLLGTSGYPTMKVLLDALAAAETELVTVAIRRVNLADQGEESLLDLLRRGGYRLLPNTAGCYTAKEAVLVAQLAREALETELVKLEVIGDNETLMPDVEQLLKAAKALIDDGFTVMAYSNDDPITCRKLADMGCAAVMPLASPIGSGMGLVNPYNLTLIRELIDYVPLLVDAGIGTASDAAKAMELGYDGILLNTAISNAQHPVQMASAMRHAVLAGREARRAGRIPRRYYARASSPEEGRIQVGDGTP from the coding sequence ATGTCCAGTGACCTGCAACCCGTGATAACAGCCGCCGAAGACGTTCCCGTTCAAGCCGACCCGTTTCAGGTCGGTCCCTATACGTTTACCTCGCGGCTCCTGCTGGGCACCAGCGGGTATCCGACGATGAAGGTGTTGCTCGACGCGCTGGCAGCGGCGGAGACCGAGCTGGTGACGGTGGCGATTCGGCGCGTGAATCTGGCGGATCAGGGGGAGGAGAGCCTGCTGGATCTGCTGCGGCGGGGCGGGTACCGCCTGCTCCCGAATACCGCCGGCTGCTACACGGCGAAAGAGGCCGTGCTGGTGGCGCAGCTGGCCCGCGAGGCGCTCGAAACCGAGCTGGTCAAGCTGGAAGTCATCGGCGACAACGAGACGCTGATGCCGGATGTCGAGCAGTTGCTGAAGGCGGCCAAAGCGCTCATCGATGACGGTTTCACGGTGATGGCCTACAGCAACGACGATCCGATCACCTGCCGCAAACTGGCCGACATGGGCTGCGCGGCCGTCATGCCGCTGGCGTCGCCCATCGGGAGCGGGATGGGGCTGGTCAATCCCTATAACCTGACGCTCATCCGCGAACTCATCGACTACGTACCGCTGCTGGTGGACGCCGGCATCGGCACCGCGAGCGACGCGGCGAAGGCCATGGAGCTGGGGTACGACGGCATCCTCCTGAATACCGCCATCTCCAACGCCCAGCATCCGGTCCAGATGGCCTCGGCGATGCGGCATGCCGTCCTCGCCGGCCGCGAAGCGCGTCGCGCCGGCCGGATCCCGCGGCGTTATTACGCGCGAGCCTCATCTCCGGAAGAGGGACGGATTCAGGTGGGCGACGGCACGCCATGA
- the thiS gene encoding sulfur carrier protein ThiS, translating to MPDSLTITVNGSRRTIAADTWLPDVLLDLGISPEATRGVAVAINDEIVRRAAWGATALKAGDRVEIVTARQGG from the coding sequence ATGCCGGACTCGCTCACCATCACCGTCAACGGATCGCGCCGCACGATCGCGGCCGATACCTGGCTTCCCGACGTCCTGCTCGATCTGGGCATCTCGCCGGAAGCGACGCGGGGCGTGGCGGTGGCCATCAACGACGAGATCGTCCGCCGCGCCGCCTGGGGCGCCACCGCGCTCAAAGCGGGCGATCGCGTCGAGATCGTGACGGCCCGGCAAGGAGGATGA
- the thiO gene encoding glycine oxidase ThiO yields MSSPVLIIGGGVIGLSLGRELARAGQATLVFERGAAGRGASWLNAGMLAPQTEMGFEDQPLYVFGKESMRRWADFARDLEEDTGLPVDYRTEGTIHIAPDRDSLEALRRIYQFQKGEGLAVEWLTGSEALDLEPFLAPALAGAVYAAGDHQVDNRLLVEALKAGFLKHGGQLREHTPVATIVPDANAPAVVLTSGERVEGSTVVLAAGAWSRQVDGLAPEARPAVRPVKGQIIQVQMEAPFGLRHVVWSPRAYIAPKSSGRLLVGATVEEMGFDTRVTAGGMHKLLEGVWEAVPGIMDLQVTETWAGLRPGSRDHMPLLGASDAPGVLFATGHYRNGILYTPITAQEMAGLILRGETSRWLVPFSPKRFASA; encoded by the coding sequence ATGTCATCACCCGTACTCATCATCGGCGGCGGCGTCATCGGGCTTTCCCTTGGGCGCGAACTGGCGCGGGCCGGCCAGGCGACGCTCGTGTTCGAACGCGGCGCGGCCGGCCGTGGCGCCTCGTGGCTGAACGCCGGCATGCTCGCGCCGCAGACCGAGATGGGGTTCGAGGACCAGCCCCTGTATGTGTTCGGGAAGGAAAGCATGCGGCGCTGGGCTGATTTTGCCCGCGATCTCGAGGAGGACACCGGGCTGCCGGTCGACTACCGGACCGAGGGCACGATCCACATCGCACCGGATCGGGACAGTCTGGAGGCGCTACGCCGGATCTATCAGTTTCAGAAGGGCGAAGGGCTGGCGGTCGAATGGCTGACCGGCTCCGAGGCGCTGGACCTCGAGCCGTTCCTCGCGCCGGCCCTGGCGGGCGCCGTCTATGCCGCCGGCGACCATCAGGTCGACAACCGCCTGCTGGTGGAAGCGCTGAAAGCCGGTTTCCTCAAGCACGGCGGCCAGCTGCGCGAGCACACACCCGTCGCCACGATCGTTCCGGACGCGAACGCTCCGGCCGTGGTCCTCACTTCCGGAGAGCGGGTAGAGGGGTCTACGGTCGTGCTGGCCGCCGGCGCGTGGTCACGTCAGGTCGACGGGCTGGCCCCGGAAGCGCGCCCCGCCGTGCGCCCGGTCAAGGGGCAGATCATCCAGGTTCAGATGGAGGCGCCGTTCGGGCTGCGGCATGTGGTCTGGTCGCCCCGCGCGTACATCGCGCCCAAATCGTCGGGCCGTCTGCTGGTGGGGGCGACGGTGGAGGAGATGGGCTTCGACACCCGCGTGACGGCCGGCGGGATGCACAAGCTGCTCGAAGGCGTGTGGGAAGCCGTGCCGGGGATCATGGACCTGCAGGTCACCGAGACCTGGGCCGGCCTGCGTCCGGGCAGTCGGGACCACATGCCGCTGCTCGGCGCGTCGGACGCGCCGGGCGTCCTGTTCGCGACGGGGCACTACCGAAACGGCATTCTCTACACCCCGATCACGGCCCAGGAGATGGCCGGCCTCATTCTCCGCGGGGAAACCTCGCGTTGGCTGGTGCCGTTCTCGCCGAAACGCTTTGCCTCGGCCTGA